The genomic segment GGGACTCTGGACTGGATTTTAGACCAGTGGCAGGGATATCATTATTTGACACTGCAGTTTTGCAGCTTTCAGCCTGGTATCGGCCCTATCGCACATGGGAGTCTAGCTGGTGTTTGACTTGATATTCAGCTTTATTTTAGACCTCTTTCAGACGTTGGCGTGACTTTGGGCTGATACTGGCCTTACGTCAGCTGTCAGCTTGGCTTAGAATCTGGCTTTTGGTTTTGGACCTGCTTGAGACTGTAAACTGTTGTGTAGCAATAAGACTGTGTAATTCGACGCCCCTCCCCCTGAATGATTGATTCCACGTGTTTGTTCGACACAGTCAGCAAAGCTCTGTGatttttctaaatatttgagTGTCTCTTTGGACTCTGAGGTCTGAGAGAAAAACGTCTGTTATCACACACTGTAAAATCCCTGGTAACTTTCTAGGGTTTCTATAATTGGTAAATGGTCAAATTCAATGTCTGGTGAAAAACGgtaaaataaatgcataaaagtcCTTCAGACTTTTTTACTGTGCAGAGTTTGTCCTGTGTTAGCTTAGACACACAGGACATAATAACATGACAGAatgcaaatatattttattaaaataacattagcaGACACACGGTCTTCACTGCTTCATCAGAGCTCAGATGCATTTCTAATCTTATGACCTCTTACTGATCAATGGGAGCACTTTGAACTACATGGGGTGCTCTGACCGCACACTCATACAGCACGTCACATGGCCAGCGTAGAATCAAACTGACCTGTGAGTCTTTAGACTGTGGAGGGAAACCTGCAGGcgcagggagaacatgcaaaactTACACTGAAAGGCCCCGGCTCGGTTCTTCTCATTTCGTTGTCACCGCTGACAGAGGTAGCACAGACATGGCGTGAATACACTTTCATCGTCTCAAGTTCCACAAAAACTGCCATTTCCCTTCAGCTGACCCACACTGGTGAATCTAAACCCCCCGCCCTGTAGAGTTCTGATGAAGGGGGAGTCACTGCTGGACGTTAGAGGGACTGCAGATTTTGGCACTTCAGTGTGTTCCTCATAGCCCCAGAGCTCACTCCGTGCGAATGTGATGGAGTTACAGGTTTGAGCATTGAGGTGCTCAGAGATccggcagcagcagctgtgatgtttttaaCCCAGAGAACAAGTTCAGCACCAGCTGAACAACTGGCTGCTGTTCACAAATGATCAAACTGTGATGTTTCACTGGTGTTTGTGAGACGCGCTGGTGCAAAAGAGCAGACTGCACCATCTGGTTGTGTGTTTGAAAGGCATGCAGCGCTGCTGCGCTTCATTCCTGGAAGAGCTGCATTCACAGTTTGCACATCAGCATGTAAAGCACACTCTTATCCGAAGGTCCAATCACGTGAACAGCAGGTGACACAGGTGTGCAGGTAGCATTCCTGTGATAATGCAGCCTGCTGAGCCTGAACTGTAGCGTGCGAGTAGCGTGTCGGGGATCCACCTCAGGATCATTCAGATAAAGGTCAGATAAAGGTCACATCTGATAGATATGGAAAAGACAGGTTAATGCAGACACGCTGAATATTTTACAGAATCATAACTCGCTTACATCTTGAATTTATTTGGAGCTGGAATTGTAcggctttattttcttttaaaataatacagcaaagaaaatgaaagaaaaacattatcaaaacaaaacataaggaGAAGAGAATAGTCATAATTAATATGGTAACATATTCAAAAAGGAGTAGGAAGAAGCTAAACTTATCCAAGTCCATCACCTTCTTCCATTTGTACTAATAGTCATCACTTTTCCCTTCCTGTCTATGCCTTATCCAATCAGGACTCGGATGCAGGCTCGAGTATCCGGGCAAGGTGAGAGCAGTGGGAGTAGCAAGAGATCCGATCCAGCTCCAAGGGAGTCCAGGAGGAGAACGATGAGCAGGAGGCCAGGCAGGTAAGTGTGGTGAGTAGTTGTTTTTCCAAGGTTACAGATGAACTTTCCAGGTATGACCAGCGTCCGATAGAAGCTTCAGCAGTGGATGCGTCTGTAGATTGACCACTAACTAAGGAACAGGGAAACAAGATTAAACACAAGGACTAAATCACAAAAACACGGTACATGAAGGCCTAGTTCCCACCAGAACGTAGCTGACAAACTGGTGGCGAGTGGAGGACAGCGCTGGCCTCAAGAACCTTCTGCTGATTAACCGTGGATGGAACTCAGGTGAGACACCAGGGACTCCACCCACGAGGGCAGACACAGGAAAAACACCGACTCCAGCTGCAAAATCCCCAGACACTCTCTTCtaccatgacacacacacacgcacacacacagataaactGACCGCCTCTAAGTTTAGCTGCAGCACGCAACCTCAGGGGCGAAAGATGTTTTCTTGGGATTGCCTCCAAACATGTCTCACTTTACAAAGCTGTTTAAAGGTCCTGGTCCCGGTCCTGGTCCCGGTCCTGGTCCCAGTGCCTGTCTGATGGAAGTCACTTAAACTTGGTGCCTACTGCACCTTTAAGCAGTGAATCTCGATGGTTTTTGGGTTTCTTCATTGATTCCCACTCACCTCAGCCAAGGACGTGATGGTTTTTGTAGCGTTTTGAGTGTCTGTAAACACGATAGGTGGAAAAGCTTTCAGTGGATCCTGATCAgactttgacctctgacctttgccCTTTTACATCAAATGCTATTAGAACCTGTTTCTCACTGCCGTGGTTCGTACTGACAGTATATGAGCCTCACCGTTGTCCCTCAGCATCGGCTGATTTCCCGCCTGCTCCCCTCACGCTGTGACGCGTTGCTGCTCGCTGCAggtttccttctttcctttttctttgtgtgaGGTCTTCCTGTTCTTGGTGTTCTTGTGGTTTCCTGGTTGGCGTTGGCTGTTTTCATGTCCAGCCTGTTTTTGGACTTTATCATTATAATTTTTTGCTTCCActtcatctttttttgttgttgttgttttattttttgcttggcTGGCTGATTAAGGATCATTCCTCTGGACTCTGTGAgatcaaaatcaaaataaaaaaggcctcatatttaattttttcccctctttcttcATCGTGTCACCATTATGTGATTTTGTAATCGTCTGTGAACTATGTGAAAGTCCACTCTGCTGTCAGGGTCAGAGTCCGTGTGCAGACAAACTGGGGACACCGACTGCACGGATCAGGCTTTGCTCAAACTGACGCCTTCATCCACTTTTCTTCCAACAAGGTGAAATGAAGCGAGATTAAAGCGTGCATTAAACCACATGACCCTGCAGGATAATCCTTTGAAAGTGACCCAAACATTCTTTTCCAggccaaaagaaaacaatcttaTTGCTCCACCGCTGACTCCACACAACACTCCTCCCTCTCAAAGCACTCCGCTGAACCGGCCCTGCACTCTGACAGCCCCAGCCCCCCCCACGGTATGTTGTTGTGACTCTCAGACAGGTTTGTTCTATCCTGACATCTGATCTAACCGTACTTCTCACACTAACAAAGCCGCGGGCCTATAAGAAGCCACGCGAACCCGGTCTCCTGTGCCGACGGGTCCAGCAGACGCAGCATGGGTAAGTTTCTGCGCTCATTGTTAAAAATCTGAGAAATAAATCTGTAAATCGCTGAGCGTCCTGTGGGCAGACCGTCTGCATCCACACAGCTCCCAAACAAACCTCAGGTTTAtatctttctttatatttccaTGGATTTGTAATTTATATAAACTGGTTAGTTTTTGATAAAGTTTGCTCAGAACTGTAAAAACAGTGACCTCAAATTAAGAAAGATTTTCAGGTTTGTCGATAATGGATCACTGTAGGAATATAAAATAGAGTAATTAATTAATACACCCCACACTGGGTGTTCTCACATTTGATTATTGGTTAAagtggaaggaaaaacaaaattggaggctttttgtttctttttttattctctcGGACTTCTGAAGCtgtacatgaaataaaaaaataagctaaaaacaaaacaaaggaatgtgtttttgttcttatATCCAGGTGGACGAGGAGGAATTTATAATAAAAGAAACCACTGTGAAATCCTGCAGTCAGCCTGCTGTGATTTAAACGTTTCTTGTTTCACCTTCTGAAGGTTATTTACAGGATTTTCTGCTtcctgtattttgtatttagaAACACTATTTAAAGCTTGATTGTGTCAGACGAGCTGTACGTCTGTGTTTACTGTTAAAGAGGAAATGTTTCTGACAAACATCCAGATTTAAATTTGaactcttttcatttttttcattagttTGTTCCACTTTTCATATTTTGAGCAACACGACAAAGAAACTCATCAAACTTGATTTCAGCCTCATGGTTtaacagctctgtgtgtgtgtgtgtgtgtgtgtgtgtgtgtgtgtgtgtgcgtgtgtgtgtctgtgtgtgtctgtttgtgtgtgtgtgcgtgtgtgtctgtgtgtgtctgtttgtgtgtgcgcgtgtgcgcgtgtgtgtgtgtgtgcgtgtgtgtgtgtgtgtgtgtgtctgtgcgtgtgtgcgtgcgtgtctgtgtgtgtgtgtgtctgtgtgtgtgtgtgtgtgtgtgtctgtgtgtgtgtgtgtgtgtctgtgcgtgtgtgtgtgtgtgtgcgtgtgtgtctgtgtgtgtgtgtgtgcgtgtgtgtgtgtgtgtgtgtgtctgtgtgtgtgtgtgtgtgtctgtgcgtgcgtgtgtgtgtgtgcgtgtgtgtctgtgcgtgtgtgtctgtgcgtgtgtgtgtgtgtgtctgtgcgtgtgtgtgtgtgtgtgcgtgtgtgtctgtgtgtgtgtgtgtctgtgtgtgtgtgtgtgtgtgtgtctgtgtgtgtgtgtgtgtgtctgtgcgtgtgtgtgtgtgtgtgcgtgtgtgtctgtgcgtgtgtgtgtgtgtgtgtgtgcgtgtgtgtgtgcgtgtgtgtctgtgtgtgtgtgtctgtgcgtgtgtgtgtgtgtgtgcgtgtgtgtgtgtgtctgtgtgtgtgtgtgtcagctcaGAAGACAGCTCTGATCGTTTACGCCCACCAGAGTCCGGCTTCGTTCAACGCGGCGGCTCGAGACGTGGCGCTGCAGGAGCTGAAGCTGCAGGGATACGAGGTCGTCGTGTCTGACCTGTACGCCATGAACTTCAAAGCCAGTGCCACGCGGGATGACATCATTGGTAAACCCCCCCACActgggaacacacacacacacacacatattattGCTTGTTTCATCATCAGTGTTCAGCTCAGCCGATCATATTTGTACATTCAAACTTTTATAACTTCAGATGCTGAGAGACAGAAATGACTGCAGGCGTGTCTCTCTGAGCTCACGTTGCATCTGTCAGtcagtttttggctttttttgtgCTTCTTCTGCGTCTGTGTTCATCTGACATATTTATTCTTTGTTTCGTGTCGTGCCGAGCTTCATCTTTCTCATTGTCAGCAAATCCTGTGTGCAGTGGAGACCAAAGAGGAAGCTGAAACTTTAAGACACGTCTCCCGGTGAAAAACAGCCCCTGTGCCACCTGAACTATCATCAGAACTTTTAATGATTGGACTGACAGATGAAAGCATGCCATGTGACTCTTGCTAACTTCgccttcatcacctcatcaAACACTTTGAAACGATCCAACAAACGGCTCTGCTGCCTCAGCTTTGCATTCAGACCTTATGCTGACCTGAAGGGATGTTTCAGGGTTTCTTCAGTTTTCTCAGCAATATCTgagacttttctttttccagccGCCACAGCTtttgttatagtttttacagaaagtttttaaaaaatgctgttgATCAGTTTTTTGCACACCGGACCATCTCCCCTCACAAGCATCACACTTGTTAATAAATCATGGCCTTCAATGGGTATCAGTGAAATAACTCTCAGCTTAGGTCAAAGGTTTGTTTTATATAGACAGGGTGTCTCTGGGTTGAAAACATACAATTAAAGTTAACCGATAAAACCTCCCAGTGAGTTTGTTATTGCGATTCTGACTGAGCGTGTTGTGTTCAGGTGATGTGAGGAACTCTGAGCATTTCCGGTACGGAGAGGAGACCCTGCACGCTGGGATGGAGGGCCGTCTCAGCGAAGACATCGTAGCTGAGCAGCGCAAAGTAACAGAGGCCGAGCTCATCATCTtccaggtcagaggtcacttaaagctgcagttattgagtgTCAAAACTTCCCATTTCATGATGAGTAACCACTCCATCGTGTCCACAAACACGTGAGCCCACATCCTGGATATTCCTGAGAATACAGAGATCTGTTCCATTTTTAATGGTTTGTAATGTTCAGCTTCTGTGTTAAATCGCTCTGCTCATCGGGGGTGTTGTTCTTCTGAACGATTATTCCTGAGGCAGATTCATGAAAGGTCAGAATATTTAATGTGAAGCAGAACACAGACTAATAAAACCACCATCTGAGCAACATGAAGTAAAAGTGGTTTTAGAAATAAATTTAGATTTAAATAGGATTTAGATTTTCAGGGTGATAAAATTCATCTTCCTCAGCAGCTGTCATATCTCCATTGCAAATGAAATTCTCAAAATTCTCCAACCCTGGAGCTCCGCCTTCTCGGACGGTCTGTTAGTGTCACAAAACGGCCGTAGGCTGAGTACCAAAAATCAAACCCACGTGCAAAAAACCCAAGGCGGAGGCTGAGGAAGGGGTTTAACAAAGGTTTATTGACTAACACAAAAATGACGTTTACGATAGTACTTGATTTAAGGCTTGACACATGGGGCGTGAGGGTCTTGGCCAGGGGAGAGGGATAAGCAAGGGGACAGGTCCAAGAAAGCAACGGCAGCTGGCTGGTGATTAGGTACGTACTGGAAGAGAGGAGAGCAGTGTTAGAGCGGTAGCCAACGAGGAGTTCTGGAGAGGGTGGAAGCTATGAAAATCTTCGTCTTACTGTGCAGGTGGGAGATGGAAGCGTTGAGGGAGAGGTAACGTGGTCCAGGTGGGTTTGGTGGTGTGTGGCAGCTGTCCTGAGCGGTGAAGGTCCCGAGGTGGTGTAAgggcaggagggcaggcaggtgaggcaaGGAGATGATTCTGAAAGCAGGCAGGTTAACCAGAGTTCCAAGACGAGTGGTTCAGTGTGATGGAGTTTCCAGGAGTAACTAGAACACGAGATTACAAGGTTAGTAGAGCGCTTGAGATTCATAAACATGGAGCGTGAGGCCTGGTTACCAACATAAGGTAGTTGACGAACTGGGGAGGAAGCAGTGTCAGCAAGCAGCTTAAATCTTCAACCTGATTGCCTCAATCAGCTTCAGGTGAGGGAGGCTGTAGGCCCTGCCCATGGGTGGATACCAGAGAGGTCCAGACTTTCAGCTTGAATCTTACAGCCACacacccagaccatgacagttagtacagtgacctcacagcagccatatttttggtcacatgatgtcattgAAAATACTCCAtaaggctccaacagcacaatcACGGtgcagaggtccagttcaggtgaAGCTAGCAGACCGCTAGCTGCTACAGCCACCTGTGTCAAAGAAGTCAGTGAGTCAgggaggccacgcccctaataatgcaaaccTTAAGCcttaatacaatttaaacaggtgagttataGAAACATTCTCCCATGTACAGAGACCAGctaccaggctgtaaacatgtttgtttctgctgtaaagttttaacatggaagtctatggggactgactcactgctgcctctgctggacattagtggaactgcagcttttagtACAGGCATGTTTGCGTCTTTGGAAATGCTTGATGTAAAAGAGTGTTGAACTAGAAAATGACTGAGAATAATAAAACACTGAATGGTATTAATAACAACattgttttttccttctgtaGTTTCCTTTGTACTGGTTCAGTTTTCCCGCCATCATGAAGGGCTGGATAGACAGAGTGCTGTCACAGGGCTTCGCTTTCTCCCTGGAAAAGATGTACGATAACGGGATATTCAAGGTCCGTTTCAACAGAGAACACCAAATCATTAGAAGGATGCAACAAATAACAACCAACTCCATTAATATCAGTCTGGATTTATCTATTTAACCTACATTTAGGTGGGACAGTAAGGTGATGCGCTCATGTGTCAGAGATAAAAAGCAAAAGACAACAAAGGAATTTCTGTACATATGTTAGAAAATTATTGGAAAACTTGGTGTTGATAAAATAAGGAGCTTTTCTTTGTGGACGTGTTTTGGTCTGGTTATCCAACTGTATGTTATATTTCCTCTAAGGATAAAAAAGCCATGATGTCCTTCACGACCGGAGCAACTCCGACGATGTTTCAGCCTGACGGCATCAACGGAGACATCAACGTCACCCTGTGGCCTCTGCAGGTGAGACACCTgagaaaaaaacttaaaataaagaCCAAGAATTCACAACTTACTACAAACAtagtaaattattttattgattagcatGCACAACTATATGCAGTAAGATCCAGCAAGATGAGAAGTCAACACAAATCAAACTCAAATCAAACTAAAGAATTCCACTTCAAAAACTTCAAACTTCAGAATAGTAACAAAAACTCAGAGGATTCACTGTAATCCTAATCTGACATACAGAAACCTTTTGGAGGCAGATTGAATTGATCACAGCCACATCAGAGACGGGCCTGGCCCTCAAAGctcattatttttcagtgtgTATGGTTACTGTAGTGAAGAGGCATATTTTATTCCAAAGGATTATCTTATTCTGATCCTAACAAGCAGCAGCGCACACAAAGGTACAAATGTGATGTAATGTGTCGGCTCATAAACCTTTGATAAAccgctgctgctcctccagtGTCCAGAAGCTGACTTTGTCCTCGTCCAAACACTGTCAGCCCATTTACCGCTGTTATCAGCTGACACAAACAGACATGCAGCCTCTGACAGGCAGGCTCTTTTACTCGTGCTCATGGAGCTGAACAGGAATAATTTGTGGACTGCTTCCACTTCAACTCCACTTTTTCTTATTTCCAGTCATAAGTCTTCAGTTCCAGTGATGGA from the Oreochromis niloticus isolate F11D_XX linkage group LG1, O_niloticus_UMD_NMBU, whole genome shotgun sequence genome contains:
- the LOC100690079 gene encoding NAD(P)H dehydrogenase [quinone] 1 → MAQKTALIVYAHQSPASFNAAARDVALQELKLQGYEVVVSDLYAMNFKASATRDDIIGDVRNSEHFRYGEETLHAGMEGRLSEDIVAEQRKVTEAELIIFQFPLYWFSFPAIMKGWIDRVLSQGFAFSLEKMYDNGIFKDKKAMMSFTTGATPTMFQPDGINGDINVTLWPLQNGILHFCGFQVLAPQIFWSPAHCPPAGRAAMLEGWRTRLKGLLAENPLTFAPCELFDLSFQGGFSLRPEVKEELATQPLGISTGHHLGKPLPPDNQTRAPATEEDEQGCGKKARASIRTV